AGAGAAAAATGCCCAGCCTTGGGAGGAGTAGCTCTAACAAAAAGCCAAGCCTTTCTGGGCAAAGAACAAGGGACAGGCAGGAGTCATTCCCAGCTGCCTGCGTGATTTGTGCTCACGTGTCCATAGCTGTTCAtgggtgctgcctgcctgcacgTGAGGCTAACTGAGCCACAGGCTAAAGTTGGGCTCTTGCCTTCCCCGGACATTTCCCCTGTGGCTTGGTAACAATAACTGCAGACTCACCCACCAGCTTGCAGTCCCCTACCTCCCAGCCTGCTGTGCTTGGAGGCAAGAAGGGTGAACAGGAGAGACTGCTGCTGTGGTTCAGGTAAGGAATATGAGATGAGACGGGGTCTGCATGGCTGGGCTGCTGATGGTAGGAAGGATCATCAGTCAGTGGTCCTAGTATGGGACAAAGAAGAGCAGGCTGAGGCACTGAGCTGTAGTCACAGCCTGGGAGAGCCAAGTTTATGGCAGAAGACACACCTTTCTCATGGTTGTGCAAACCAGCTTTTGAAGCACAAACCCCAGTTCAACCCTTTGTAATCATTAATCTTCCAATGTGAATCCCATTGCGTGCAAACTGCAAAACCCATGAAACATGCGGCAAGTCAAAAAGGGCAAAGGTATCGTGAAAAAGCATTGCCAAGTGGTGCATTTGCGTAGGTGGATCGTAGCTACAAAAGCTCTCTCTCACTTGGGCTCCGGTCTGTTCAACTCCAAACATGCtggtggctgtgctgctccccTTCTTGTGCTGCCTGGGTAgcgctgctgctgggaaggtgCTGGTGATCCCGATGGAGGGCAGTCACTGGCTCAGCATGAAGGAAGTGCTGATTGAGCTGAGCAAGAGAGGGCATGAAATAATTGTCATGGCACCAGAGATGAAAACGATTGTAGATTCCTCAGAGTGGTACACGCTGAAAACATACCCTGTACCTTTAAAAGAGGAAGAGATGGAAGATCTTCTGCATTCACTTACTGCAAACAGTTTTAATGACCAGCCttttatttacagatttttgaatatttgggatatttttaaaaagagttcTGCCGTCTTTGAAGTTGCTTGCAGTTCCCTACTGCACAACAAAGAGATGATGAAATTCATTGAAGAAAGCAAATTTGATGTCATGTTTACAGACCCTGTGACACCCTGTGGACAAATaattgctttgcatttttctatcccttctgctttcttcttgcgGGCTATCCCATGTGCTATAGACACTCACGCCGCTCAGAGTCCGGACCCACCGTCCTACGTCCCACGAATGTTCTCCCTCAATACAGACCATATGACATTTCCTCAGAGAGTCGAGAACGTACTGATTGCCATTTCAGAGGCTTTCACCTGCAGAATCATCTTTTCACCATTCGAAAGACTGGCCTCGGACTTCCTCCAAAAGCCCATCACGGTTACAGAGCTTTTAAGCCACGGGTCCATTTGGCTGAAGAGACTGGACTTTGTCTTTGACTACCCCACACCCGTGATGCCCAATATGATTTTCATTGGAGGCATCAACTGTGCACGGAAGAAGCCGTTATCTCAGGTCAGTGACTGGCTGGGAAAAGTATAACAAGGGAGAAGTTCCAGCAGTGTTTGATGTAGAGTTTACTTACCTAAAGAttagctgtttgttttgttaacaaGTTGTGGTTCCACCTCCTTTTTTTGGGCCTGCCCAACACAGGGATTTTTTTCGGTGAGGGATCACACGCTCTGCAGCGTTTAATTCCAGCTGGTCAGGTGCACAAACACCGCTTGGTCCAGGAATGAATGCAAAAAGGGCAGGAGAATTATAGCAGCTCTTCCAAACATtccctgccccacgtggcagtGGCCTATTTCTTCTAGAGCACTAGCTGCTTATCTGGTCAAAAAGCAACTCACCGGGTTATGTGCAGTAGTATTATTTGCTCTTCTCTGTAACAGCAGTGTTGTGTTTGAGTTGAAGGCTAATAATTTTTTTGTGGTGAAAGTTATGGTCTAACAACAGTTCCCATCACAAAAACCAGACAGCTGAGTTCTCTGCTGCATTTTTATGAGACATCCAGCTTGGATAGGAAATGTTGATGGGTGGTTGCTCAGGCATCTGTGACCTAAAAAGCATGCAACAAAAGCACGTCCTTCGTGTCCAAGAATTCCAGTAAATATTGTGGGATCTTTAAAGCTGATCACTTGTTGCGTGTGTATGATACATGAGAGCTTGCTGGTGCTCATGCTGTACATGTAGCCCATAGCTGCATGTGATGTATCTGGGCTCCTTGCTTGCTTGTGATATAAGTAGAACAGTCTCATGTTGTGAAGCCAGAGATTAACTAGAAAAAGACAGCTAAGAGGAGACAGCTCTCCTCAGCAGCTGATGGATCTGTAGTTAGTGTCATCCAGCAGTTTCAGCAATATATCGCATCATTTCCTGGAAAGGATAAAGTTTTATCCTTTACAGATGCTCCTTAGAAATAAACAGGCACCTCTCTACTCTTCCCTTGAACTTTTCTCACTTGCCAGCCTTCTGTGCGTCATAAGGAATGcactcctccttctcctctggcAGTCAGATGTCTTTGTGAATATGAATGAATGAAACTTCAGGATAAAACAGATTTGCATTTCCCAAGCATAGCACACCTTCCCCAGAGCCAACCTTAAAGCTCTGGGGCTTTGCTTTACTCCTCCCAGTACTTCACCTGATGCTGCCCATTGAAAGTACCACTGATTCCTGTTGAGCTGCTATCATGCAGATCTTGCTTTCTCACAAAAGTGCCTTTCAAATTGCCACCCCCTCCCTGCATGGGCACTTTTGTCAGGGTAGTGCTTTTTCCTATCTGTTCTGTCCATCCAGCTCTTTAATGGCTCCCTCAGGGACAAACCCAGGGAgaccagctctgcctgcaggccAGGCCTTGTGGCAGTTCCAGCTTAAATTTAGGCTCTCCTCTAAAGACAGAGCTCGCTCTCACCTTATCTTGCTCAAGGGCTAAAGTTCACAGTCCAGCAAGAATAGTTGTTACCAATTCTTTAGTGGTGCTGCTAgccctgatttttattttaattttaattttattttatttgctgttttctggcTATGGCTGTGCATCACACAGTTGCATCTAACAGCACAGTTTAATCCTGCAGGTTGACAAGTGTCTATAACAAATACTTGCTAACTGCTTAGAGTTTTAGTTCCTAGTCTTAGCTTTTCATCTGCAGTGAGAACATCACCACTTACCATTCACAGTCAGTTCTTGTCCTGAAACAAGAGGACTGTTGTTTTCTAACCCTGTCCAGACTTTCCTGTATCTAATTGGGTACAAGGGGAACTGAGTGGCTTTTCTTATAACtcctggaagaaaaaagtgtttcagaaaGGCACAGGATGAGAATGAAGAAGTGTCATGCATGGCAGCACAGATTTAGTAGTTTGCCTTGGCTCATGCAAGTCTCTGCTGCAGCATTGGTTCTTGTAATACATTTGTACCTAGTGTTGCATCTGGACCCAGGACTTAGCTCTGTGTAAATCGCAGAGCATTCTCCTTAGGATTTGCACAGATACTGTGTAGTATAGTggcattgttttgctttgttttccttttttttttttttttttcaatctgacATGAAGCATCACAGAGAAACAATCAGAAAGGAC
The sequence above is drawn from the Anas platyrhynchos isolate ZD024472 breed Pekin duck chromosome 7, IASCAAS_PekinDuck_T2T, whole genome shotgun sequence genome and encodes:
- the LOC101802378 gene encoding UDP-glucuronosyltransferase 1A1 isoform X5 is translated as MLVAVLLPFLCCLGSAAAGKVLVIPMEGSHWLSMKEVLIELSKRGHEIIVMAPEMKTIVDSSEWYTLKTYPVPLKEEEMEDLLHSLTANSFNDQPFIYRFLNIWDIFKKSSAVFEVACSSLLHNKEMMKFIEESKFDVMFTDPVTPCGQIIALHFSIPSAFFLRAIPCAIDTHAAQSPDPPSYVPRMFSLNTDHMTFPQRVENVLIAISEAFTCRIIFSPFERLASDFLQKPITVTELLSHGSIWLKRLDFVFDYPTPVMPNMIFIGGINCARKKPLSQEFEAIVNASGEHGIVVFSLGSMVSDIPMKKAREIADALGSVPQTVLWRYTGKVPSNLPQNVKLVKWLPQNDLLAHPKTRAFITHGGSHGVYEGICNAVPMVLMPLFGDQMDNAKRVESRGAGLTLNILEMTSEDMSNALKTVINDKKYKENIKRLSELHLDRPIHPLDLAVHWVEFVMRHKGAPHLRPAAHDLNWIQYHSLDVIAFLLAVVLLSLFISFKCCMFCCRRCCFKKGRTRKPAKSKSH